A section of the Phaseolus vulgaris cultivar G19833 chromosome 8, P. vulgaris v2.0, whole genome shotgun sequence genome encodes:
- the LOC137825278 gene encoding uncharacterized protein — MARNLKQDSNFERFWMNKSYIEERNIELEDRYNAIIQNGLPNKSKDTGNFNLPVTIGALSLNKALLNLGASINLIPLAMLKKIGDLEIKPTMMTLRLADRVTKYPYGVVKDVLVKVDKFIFLVDFVIMDLKEDEEAPLILDRPFRKTTRITVDVDKGELQVRSQDNEGADPTNEAGSSTNDDFNTKLDNFLGSKD, encoded by the exons ATGGCCA gaaatctgaagcaagattcaaattttgaaagattttgGATGAATAAGAGCTATATTGAAGAGAGAAATATAGAGCTGGAGGATAGATACAATGCCATTATTCAAAATGGCTTGCCTAATAAATCTAAGGACACAGGAAATTTTAATCTTCCCGTGACTATAGGTGCTTTATCTTTGAACAAAGCCTTACTGAATTTAGGGGCAAGCATAAATCTAATTCCTTTGGCAATGCTGAAGAAAATAGGTGATTTGGAGATTAAACCCACCATGATGACATTAAGGTTGGCTGACAGAGTAACCAAATATCCTTATGGTGTGGTTAAAGATGTTCTTGTGAAGGTGGATAAGTTCATATTCCTTGTGGACTTTGTTATAATGGACTtgaaagaagatgaggaggCTCCCTTGATACTTGACAGACCCTTTAGGAAGACTACTAGAATCACAGTTGATGTTGATAAAGGAGAACTTCAAGTTAGATCTCAAGACAATGAg ggggCAGATCCAACAAATGAAGCAGGATCATCTACAAATGACGATTTTAACACAAAGCTGGATAACTTCTTAGGAAGCaaggattga